The Variovorax sp. S12S4 genome includes the window AACCGCCAGCCGCAACCGAGGGTTAGCACTTAGGTCGCCGCCGCCAGTGCGGGCGGCCACTGTGATTTCGCGAATGGCGCGCGTCCAGAGCTTGCCGCGCTTCTCGTCCTGGCGGCCCTTCCGGTGCTGAATGTTTGCCCATTTGCTGTGTCCGGCCATGACTTCTTTCTCGCAATCCTGTGTTTTCAAAGCAGGCTCCGAGTTTACTGTCCGGCGCACGCAACGGCCCGTCGGCGGAGCCGAAGCGGCCAGGTCTTTTGGTGATAATCCTTCGATGACGCCATCGCCTTCTGTCGCTCCCGGGAATCCGGCCATCCTGCCGCCGCACACCCCCTTGCCGCTGTATTACAAGAACGAGGCGGAGCACCAGGCGTTTCTGCGCCGCATCTTCGACAGCACCGCCGCCGACTACGACCGCATCGAGAGCGTGCTCGCCTTCGGCACCGGCCCGGCATACCGGCGGGCCGCGCTGACGCAAGCCGGCCTCGTTGCGGGCGCGCAGGTGCTCGACGTGGGAATCGGCACCGGGCTGGTTGCGCGCGAGGCGCTCAAGATCATCGGCCCCACGGGCAAGCTGGTGGGCGTCGATCCCAGCGTGGGCATGATGGAACAGATCAACCTGCCGGGCGTGGAGCTGGTGCCGGGCGTGGCGGAATCGCTGCCCCGGCCCGATGCCAGCTGCGACTTCGTGAGCATGGGCTACGCCATGCGCCACATCAGCGACGTGGCGGCCGCATTCAGCGAGTTCCACCGTGTGCTGCGACCCGGCGGCCGCCTGGTGGTGCTCGAAATCACCAAGCCGCAGGGCCGCATCGCCACCGCCCTGCTCAAGGGCTACATGCGCGCTGTGGTGCCGCTGATTGCCCGCGTGGTGGGCCGCCGCAGCAACACCTCGGAGCTGTGGCGCTACTACTGGGACACCATCGAGGCCTGCATTCCGCCCGAGCGCGTTCTGGAGGCCTTGCGTGCCGCCGGCTTCACCGAAGTGCGCCGGCATGCAAGCCTGGGGGTTTTTTCCGAATACATGGCCCGCAAGCCAGAAAACACCGTCGAGGCCGGCTGACGTGCGAGTACAGGGCGAAATTTCTCATCTGCGCGTCGAGCGCCTTTCACTGTCCGACAGCCTTGCGCTGGCCGCCAACGGCACCGCGCCTTTTGCAGCGCTCGGCTACGGCACGCCGCACGGGCTGGCATGGATGCCGACGGTCAACGCGCGCGTACTTTCCGCAGAGGGCGCCATGGCCGACGTGTGGCACGTGAACGGCGGGCAGGTCCAGTCGGGCACCACGGGCATCGCCCGCTGGCGCAGCAACGGCCACTGGCTGCTCGGTGCCATCGACATCGATGAATCCGCGGAAAAACAGAACCTCGCCGAAATTGCGCACAGCGCGTACCGCGATCTCTTCAAGACACTCGACCACGCCGCCACGCCGCACTTGCTGCGCATCTGGAACTACCTGCCGCAGATCAATGCCGACGGCGGCGGGCTGGAGCGATACCGCCAGTTCAACCTCGGGCGGCAAGAAGCGTTTTTCGAGGCCGGCCGCGCTGCCTTCGAAGGCGCCCCTGCGGCGTGCGCGCTGGGCATTCACCAAGGGGCGTTGTCCATCCGGTTCCTGGCCGGGCAAACGGCGCCCGTGCCGGTCGAGAATCCGCGCCAGGTTTCGGCCTACCGCTATCCCGAAACCTACGGCCCGCGTTCACCCACCTTTTCGCGCGCCGCGCTGGCGGATGTCGGCAATGGCGACGTGGCGCTTTTCATCTCGGGCACCGCGAGCATCGTGGGCCACGAAACCGTTCACCAGGGAGACGTGCTGGAGCAAACGCGCGAAACGCTGCGCAACCTCGAGGCGGTGATCGCGGCGGCCAACAGCCAGGTCACGGCCACGTTTTCGCTCGCCATGCTCGACTGCGTGGTTTATGTGCGCCATCCGGCCGACACCGACGCGGTGCGCAGCGTGCTCGAGAACGCGCTGGGCGCCGACGCACCGATGATCCGCCATGCGGTCTACCTGGAGGCGGACATCTGCCGCAGCGACCTGCTGGTGGAGATCGAAGCCCATGCCGTCGCCCCGGGCCGCCTGCGGGACTGACCCGTTGTTGCGATTCGACCGGACCGACGAGATGTCGATGACCCGCGTGCTGCGCATTCTCACGACCATTCCGCTCGCGTTGATGCTCTACGCGCTGCTGCTGTTCCTGGGCCTGATTTCGCTGGTCTGGAACTTCGTCGCCATGCTGCTGTATCCGGTCATGCCGGAGGCACCCGCACGCAAGCTGGGCCGCCTGACCATCGCCCTTGCCTACCGAATGTTCTGGGGCCTGGCCTCGGTGACCGGAATGATGCGCATCGATGCGAGCTGCCTCGACCCGATGCGCAGCGAGCCCGGCGTGATCTTCGTTGCCAACCACCCCACGATGCTCGATGCGCTGCTGCTGGTGGCTCGGCTGCCGCGCAGCGCCTGCATCATGAAGGCCGATCTGCTGCGCAACATCTTTCTTGGCGCGGGTGCGCGTCTTGCGCGCTACATCAGCAACGAATCGGCGCGCACCATGGTGCGCCTGGCCGTGGCAGACCTTCGCAACGGCGGGCAGCTGGTCATTTTTCCGGAAGGCACGCGCACGGTAACGCCGCCGCTCAACCCCTTCGGGCACGGCGTGACGCTGATTGCCAAGCTCGCGCAGGCGCCCATCCAGACCGTGTTCATCGAAACCGATTCGCCGTACCTCAGCAAGGGCTGGCCGCTGTGGCGCGTGCCGCCGCTGCCCATCGTCTTCAAGCTGCGGCTGGGTGAGCGGTTCGCGCCGTTGCAAGACAGCCATGTGCTGCAATCGGAGCTGGAACAATACTTTCGCCAAAACATGGAACAGCGCGCCACCGACGCGTCCCCCGCATGCCAGACGCCTCGCGCACACACCTTGTCCTGATCCCCAGCTACAACGCGGGCGAGCGCCTGTTTTCGACCGTCGAAGCGGCGCGAGCCCAATGGAACCCCGTGTGGGTGGTGGTGGACGGCAGCACCGATGGCACCGGCGAACGCCTGCAGCAAATGGCCACGCGCGACCCGGGCTTGCGGGTGTGGCTGCTGCCGCAGAACCAGGGCAAGGGCGCGGCCGTGCTGCACGGGCTGCGGGCGGCGCGCGAGGCCGGCTTCACCCACGCACTGACCATGGATTCCGACGGCCAGCATCCAGCCGACCTGATTCCTTCGTTCATGGCCGCATCGCAGGCGCGCCCTGAAACCATGGTGCTCGGCCGCCCGGTGTTCGACGCCTCCGCCCCGCT containing:
- a CDS encoding chorismate transformation enzyme, FkbO/Hyg5 family → MRVQGEISHLRVERLSLSDSLALAANGTAPFAALGYGTPHGLAWMPTVNARVLSAEGAMADVWHVNGGQVQSGTTGIARWRSNGHWLLGAIDIDESAEKQNLAEIAHSAYRDLFKTLDHAATPHLLRIWNYLPQINADGGGLERYRQFNLGRQEAFFEAGRAAFEGAPAACALGIHQGALSIRFLAGQTAPVPVENPRQVSAYRYPETYGPRSPTFSRAALADVGNGDVALFISGTASIVGHETVHQGDVLEQTRETLRNLEAVIAAANSQVTATFSLAMLDCVVYVRHPADTDAVRSVLENALGADAPMIRHAVYLEADICRSDLLVEIEAHAVAPGRLRD
- a CDS encoding lysophospholipid acyltransferase family protein, giving the protein MSMTRVLRILTTIPLALMLYALLLFLGLISLVWNFVAMLLYPVMPEAPARKLGRLTIALAYRMFWGLASVTGMMRIDASCLDPMRSEPGVIFVANHPTMLDALLLVARLPRSACIMKADLLRNIFLGAGARLARYISNESARTMVRLAVADLRNGGQLVIFPEGTRTVTPPLNPFGHGVTLIAKLAQAPIQTVFIETDSPYLSKGWPLWRVPPLPIVFKLRLGERFAPLQDSHVLQSELEQYFRQNMEQRATDASPACQTPRAHTLS
- a CDS encoding class I SAM-dependent methyltransferase; amino-acid sequence: MTPSPSVAPGNPAILPPHTPLPLYYKNEAEHQAFLRRIFDSTAADYDRIESVLAFGTGPAYRRAALTQAGLVAGAQVLDVGIGTGLVAREALKIIGPTGKLVGVDPSVGMMEQINLPGVELVPGVAESLPRPDASCDFVSMGYAMRHISDVAAAFSEFHRVLRPGGRLVVLEITKPQGRIATALLKGYMRAVVPLIARVVGRRSNTSELWRYYWDTIEACIPPERVLEALRAAGFTEVRRHASLGVFSEYMARKPENTVEAG